Proteins encoded by one window of Channa argus isolate prfri chromosome 1, Channa argus male v1.0, whole genome shotgun sequence:
- the LOC137129295 gene encoding trophoblast glycoprotein-like, protein MLDLTQRIVFCALLGSVYASCPPRCECSEAALTVKCVAKDLRNIPTGIPGYTRNLFITGNQITRIGPESFKGLDNVTNLSLSNNRISEVESHTFAGLRSLRSLDLSNNQLAVIHPEAFTVHNQTLRELNLSRALYNHSSVMDLATSLRWSSLGTLQGLDLSDNSLIYLPSRIFSHLVSLRRLKLSNNSLVAINNSTFSGLEQLEELDLTLNALKTFTEEGLQELDSFPRAVLLLGENPFTCTCGIEAFALWLNKSQGRIGDVEGLVCSFPASMRNTSMLAVGTLTLGCHHRDARADLALQTSYVFLGIVLGFIGLIFLFVLYLNRKGIKKRIYDMRDACREVWEGYHYRFEIDSDPRLSQVSTSADA, encoded by the exons ATGCTGGATTTGACGCAGCGCATTGTTTTCTGTGCGCTCCTCGGCTCCGTTTACGCGTCGTGCCCTCCACGCTGCGAGTGCTCCGAAGCGGCTCTCACAGTGAAGTGCGTCGCTAAAGACCTGCGGAATATCCCGACCGGTATTCCCGGATACACCAGGAATCTCTTCATAACTGGGAATCAAATTACTCGTATCGGTCCCGAGTCTTTTAAAGGACTGGATAATGTGACCAACCTGTCTCTGAGCAATAACAG AATTTCCGAGGTGGAATCCCATACCTTTGCTGGACTCCGCAGCCTTCGCTCTCTGGATTTGAGCAACAACCAGCTGGCAGTCATTCACCCCGAGGCCTTTACCGTTCACAACCAGACACTGCGAGAGCTCAACCTGAGCCGAGCCCTCTACAACCACTCCTCAGTGATGGATCTGGCCACATCGCTCCGCTGGAGCTCTCTAGGGACCCTGCAGGGGCTGGACCTGTCTGACAACAGCCTCATCTATTTACCCTCGCGTATCTTCTCCCACCTGGTCAGCCTGCGGCGGCTAAAGCTTTCCAATAACTCCCTGGTGGCAATCAACAACTCCACTTTCTCAGGTTTGGAGCAGCTGGAAGAGCTCGACCTGACCCTCAATGCACTCAAAACCTTCACAGAGGAGGGCCTGCAAGAGCTGGACTCCTTCCCCAGGGCTGTGCTCCTGCTGGGGGAAAACCcattcacatgcacatgtgGAATCGAAGCTTTTGCTCTGTGGCTCAACAAATCACAGGGGCGCATCGGAGATGTTGAGGGGCTTGTGTGCTCGTTCCCAGCTAGCATGAgaaacacatccatgcttgctGTGGGCACACTGACTCTGGGATGCCACCATAGGGATGCAAGGGCAGATCTTGCTTTGCAGACATCATACGTCTTCTTGGGTATAGTCCTGGGCTTCATAGGCCTAATCTTTCTCTTTGTACTTTATCTCAACCGCAAGGGCATCAAGAAACGAATCTATGACATGCGGGACGCCTGCAGGGAGGTGTGGGAAGGTTACCACTACCGCTTTGAAATCGACTCTGACCCCAGGTTATCGCAAGTCTCCACAAG